One region of Camelina sativa cultivar DH55 chromosome 6, Cs, whole genome shotgun sequence genomic DNA includes:
- the LOC109133340 gene encoding uncharacterized protein LOC109133340 codes for MIASNNDAVVEDLKTLLKSEFKIKDLGPARFFLELEIARSSKGIFVCQRKYAMNLLEAGFLGCKPSNVPMDPNLHLTKDMGTRWTNPKSYRELIGRMFYLTITRPDITFVVHQLSQFISAPTDIHLQAAHKVLRYIKGNTCQGLMYAADTKLCINAFADADWGACRDTRRSVSGFCSYLGHSLISWRSKKQHVASRSNIESEYRSMAQATCEIIWIQQLLKDLHVKVTFPAKLFCDNKSALHIAMNPVFHERTKHIEIDCHTVRDQLKAGTLKTFHVHSENQHADILTKPLQPGPFYHLLQRLSLSNLYLPNQTL; via the coding sequence ATGATAGCTAGTAACAATGACGCTGTTGTAGAGGACTTGAAAACTTTGCTGAAGTCAGAGttcaaaatcaaagatctaggACCAGCTAGATTCTTCCTCGAATTGGAAATAGCTAGATCTTCAAAAGGAATTTTTGTTTGCCAAAGGAAGTATGCGATGAATTTATTAGAAGCTGGTTTCTTGGGATGTAAACCGAGTAATGTTCCTATGGATCCAAATCTTCATCTTACGAAGGATATGGGAACTAGGTGGACAAATCCAAAGTCCTATAGAGAACTCATAGGTCGGATGTTCTACTTAACGATCACAAGACCTGACATTACTTTTGTTGTTCATCAACTGAGTCAATTCATTTCTGCACCAACGGATATACATTTACAGGCGGCTCATAAGGTTCTGCGATATATCAAAGGAAATACATGTCAGGGTCTGATGTATGCAGCTGACACAAAACTGTGTATTAATGCTTTTGCGGATGCTGATTGGGGAGCTTGTCGTGATACACGACGCTCTGTTTCTGGTTTCTGCAGTTATCTTGGCCATTCACTCATTTCTTGGAGATCAAAGAAACAACATGTTGCTAGCAGGAGCAATATTGAGTCTGAATACCGAAGCATGGCACAAGCTACCTGTGAAATAATATGGATTCAGCAATTATTGAAGGATCTTCATGTTAAGGTCACTTTTCCAgcaaaattgttttgtgataacAAATCTGCACTTCACATAGCCATGAATCCCGTGTTTCATGAGAGAACGAAACATATAGAGATTGATTGTCACACGGTACGGGATCAGCTGAAGGCAGGAACGTTGAAGACTTTTCATGTTCATAGTGAGAACCAGCATGCAGATATACTCACTAAACCACTTCAACCAGGGCCATTTTATCATCTGCTCCAAAGGCTGTCtttatcaaatctatatcttcCAAACCAGACACTTTGA